TCCCCCATTCTCAGTTAAGGATCTAGTAGGGATAGATTCTCATGTGgagaaaataaatacatactTAAGGATAGGGTTGAATGAAGTTCGTATGATAGGGATATGTGGGATGGGTGGTATCGGCAAGACAACCATTGCAAAAGTTGTTTATGAGAGGTTGTCTAATCAATTTGAAGGAGTTAGCTTTCTTTCTAATGTTAGAGTAGTTACTAAAAGAAGGGGTTTAATTTGTTTGCAAGAAAAACTTCTTTCTGACATCTTGATGGTTAGAGATATAAGAATCTTCAGTGTTCAGGAAGGAGTCAATCAGATCAGGAATAGGCTGCATACGAAAAGGATACTTCTcgttcttgatgatgtggatcAATTAGAGCAGTTAGAAATATTGGCTGGGAAGGGTGATTGGTTTGGCCCAGGCAGTACAATTATCATTACAACAAGAGATGAATATTTGCTGAGTATACATGGAGTTGATGAAATATATAAGCCTAAGGAAATGAATAATGAAGAAGCGCTTCATCTTTTCAGTttgaaatgttttaaaaataaacaacctCCTGAAGCTTATATGGAGGTGTCTAATCATTTTGTCAATTATGCTGCTGGCCTTCCTTTAGCTATTGATGTTTTGGGTTCTTTTCTGCTCAATAGAAGCATCACTGACTGggaaaatgaattaaaaatcgTTAAAGAACATTCTCTAAGACAAGTTCTTGACGTGCTTCAAATAAGTTTTGATGGGCTGGAGGAAATAGAGAGGGAAATATTCCTACATATCGCATGCTTTTTTAATGGGGGGGACAAAGATCGTGTGGTAGAAATACTAGACTGTCTTGGCTGCCACACGgattttgtattaaatattCTCATTCGTAAATCTCTTTTAAGAGTTTTATCAGACAATCGATTGTGGATGCATGATCTACTACAAGAAATGGGTTGGCAGATGGTTCGCCGAGAGTGTGCTATAGAGCCTGGAAAACGTAGTAGACTGTGGCTGCATGAAGACATTGACAAGGTGCTGACAGAAAATACGGTAAGGGGTTAAGTAGAAACCTTGAACTTAAGCATGACCCTATTCTATTACTGAAGAAAATACACTTTTGAAAACTATTGTACTCTTTTGGTATGCAATTCACCAATCCCTTGTTTTTGATTATCAGGGAACAGAATCTGTTCAAGGCATGGTCTTGGATTTGCCTACGCAAAAAGAGGCACACTGGAATCCGAAGGCCTTTTCAAAGATGTGTAATCTTAGATTGCTCAAAATTCAGAATGTGCAACTTCCTTATGGGCTCACACATTTTCCTAATGCTCTAAGATTTATTGAATGGAATGGGTATCCTTTAAAATCTTTGCCTCAAAATTTCAACGCAGACAAGCTTGTTGAACTTAACATGTGTCATGGAAAAATTAAACAACTTTGGGGGGGAGTAAAGGTAATGTTGTTACTCACCTTTGTATTAGttaattttactaaaagtaATTCTATGGTTAAAGGAATCTAATCATTctacaatctctctctctcttttcttttttaatttcttgaacagTATTTGGACAAGTTAAAATTCATCAAGCTCAGTCATTCCCAAGATCTTAATAGGACCCCCAACTTCACAGGGGTTCCAAATCTTGTGAAAATAGATCTTGAAGGTTGTTCAAATCTAGTTGAGGTTCACCCATCCATTGGAGCACTCAAAAGgcttagttttttgaatttgaaagatTGCAAATGCCTTAGAAGTCTTCCAAAAAAGATTGAAATGGAATCTCTTGAAATTCTTATTCTTTCTGGTTGTTCAAAAGTCAAGAAGATTTCTGAATTCTCAGAAAGCATGCAACAGCTTCGGGAGCTTTCTTTAAATGGGACAGCAATAAAAAAGCTACCTTCATCAATTAAACATTTGACTGGTCTTACTTTGTTGAATTTGAGAGATTGCAAAAATCTTGTGTGTCTTCCTAGTGTTGTTTATAGTTTGAAGTCTCTCAGAGAACTCGATCTTTCTGGATGCTCAAAGTTGGTTGAATCTCAAGTTCATGAGAATTTGCGTGCTCATGAACCTGAAATTGAGCTAACTTCTTTTGAGAAGGAAAAGTTTTTATCTGCTCGTGGAAAAGAAGTTGTAGAGACATCTAATGAAAAAGGAAGGACGTTGTCCATTCTTGAAGCAGAAATTGAGACTGTACCTTCTCAAACTGAAGATCAGAGAAAATCTAAATTGTATATGCATGTTGGAGAACCAGTCGATCCTCCTACTCCACAGTCTGTCTCAACATCAGGTACAAGTAAAAAAGCTGCAGTAGAACAATCTAAATTTTCTGTGCATGTTGGCGAACCAGTTGAGCCCTCTACTCCACAATCAGTCTCAACATCAGGTACATTTAAAAATGCCGCAGAAGAACCGACGACAATACCTCCTTCTGGTAAGAGCAAGGGAAGTGAACCTATCAATGTAGTGGAAATTGAGCTTCCTTGTCAACCTGACAGTCAGCACTTGCTAGAACTGAGAAGAGGTGCCAAGAGGTCTATTGAGCACACAGTGGGGATGATTTTGTCACACTTGTGTAATACTACATCCAAAAGAATTGGTGTTCATGGAAGTGGTGGGATTGGAAAGACCAGTGTACTGAAAGCTTTGATCAATCACCCCAAAACAAAATACTTGTTTGATGTGAATATTTGGGTGTCTGTCTCTAGAAATTGGAGCATGAGAAAGATTCAAAATGAAGTTTTACGACAATTGTCATTGTTGCCAGCAGACTCCAAAACGGATTCTGAAATTGCAGAGGAACTATTTCAATCTCTAAAGTGCCGACGGTTTTTGTTGCTTTTGGATGATGTTTGGGAGCAGATTGATCTACATGCAATTGGTATTCCTGATCTCACTTTAGAAAATGGTTGTAGGATGATAATTGCAACAAGATCCCTGGGCGTGTGTCACATTATGGCTACTGATGTGGAGATTCAAGTTGAGGGACTTTTAAAGGAAGAAGCTTGGGAGTTGTTTAGGGAACAAGTGGGTGGGATTGTTGATTCTCCAACTATCAAGCCGCATGCTCTAGCTTTAGTTCAAAAGTGTCATGGTCTGCCATTGCTAATCATTGTTACTGGAAGGGCACTGACTAAGGAGATTGATGCTTTAGCCTGGATGCATGCAGTGAGGGAATTTTCACGGTGCAGTGCACATGGGATGTATGGTTTTGAATCTCTAatccaaaaattgaaattcagTTATGACAGATTGGAGGGTCTTGAGTTGAAGAGTTGCTTCCTTTATTGTGCCTTATTTCCAGAAGATTGGGAGGTCAGCATATTGGATTTGGTAGAGTACTGGATCCATGAAGGTTTGATTAGTGGAAATTGGACAGATGCATATAAGAGGGCGCATGATATAGTTAATATTCTTGTAGGTGCCTCTCTTTTGCAGAGCTCAGAAGGTAGTCTCTCTATCAAAATGCATGATCTCATTAGGGATTTAGCATCAGGGATCTTGTCATTAGAGGCAGAAGGTTGTCAGTTTCTGCTTAGAAATTATTCAAGAATGACACAGCTATCAGACACAGAAAATAGTTCATTGCACAGATCACTTGAAAGTTTTGAAGGCAATAGACAGTTGATTCTTGAAAGTCATCAGTTCTTATCAAGGGCTGCTGCAGGTCTAACTAAGCCACCTTTAAATGaggaatgggaagaagccaagATGATATTTTTGATGGACAATGAGTTATCCAGACTACCTGAGAGACCAAATTGCCCAAAACTTTTGGCATTGTTCCTCCAAAGAAATCATCATCTAAGAATGATACCTTCACCGTTCTTTGATTTAATGCCTTTTCTTAAAGTTTTGAACCTATCCAAGACCAGGATCAAATCCCTGCCAAAGTCACTTTTTAAGCTTATAAAGCTTGAGGTACTTATTCTACGTGATTGTGAATGTCTCGTTCTGCTTCCATCTGATGTTGGCTCTCTAAGACAACTTGAGGTGCTTGATCTCCAAGGAACTGAGATTGACAAATTACCTGATGAGATTTCTGAGCTGGCTTCTTTGAGGCACTTAAAAGTATCGTTTTATGGATCTGTCAACTGGAGTGAATATGTTAAGCTTCCTCGTGAATTGGTTTCACAGGGAATAATATCTAGCCTCCATGAATTGGAAACACTGAGTCTTGATGTGTACCCAGGAGATAGAAGGTGGGATAAAGATGTGAAATCTGTCATAAATGAGGTGGGGAACTTGACAAAGTTGATTGCCTTTTCTTGCTATTTTCCAAAAGTAGAGTTTCTTGAACTCTTTCTTCAAACAGGCATACCATGGATTCAAGGATTAaccaaattcaaatttgtagTCGGCCATGATGTGAAACGCTTTGTAGCTCAGGGTGTGGACAATCTGGAGTTTGATCATGTCCAATGGGGTCAATGTTTGAGATTTATAAATGGTGAGATGATACCAGATGCAGTTGTGGAAGTATTAACTCGTGCTACTGCTTTCTATCTAGATCATCACATCAATGTTTGCAGCCTATCAGAGTTTGGAGTCAGTAATTTCAATGGACTGAGATTTTGTGTACTGAGAGAATGTCCCAAGATTCAAACAGTTATTGGTAGCAAGGAACTTTCTGAAGCTGTATTTCCAAATCTGGAACACCTAAGTATTAATTATCTGTCAAACTTAAGAAAAATTTCGGAAGGAATGATACCACAGGGAAGCTTTGCTAAGCTAAGAATTTTGACACTGCATGCATGCCCCAATGTCCAATTTGTTTTTGCAAGCTCCATGCTCCAGTTTTTTTCTAAGTTAGAGGACTTGATAGTTGAAGATTGTCCAGCCATTGAGGAGATCATATTTCAGGATCCAGTTGTTGATTCTGGTAGTGATAAACTCCCTAGCTTGAAACGGTTAAAACTTCACTATCTACCCAGATTGGTTAACATAATGAAAGGTGTGTGGTCCCCACTAGAGGACATTAGCTTATATGATTGCCCTAGATTGAAGAACCTTGGCATCGACTCCAATACATGTCATACCTTAAAAAAGATTAAAGCAGAGAATGATTGGTGGGAAGATTTAGATTTGCAAGATACATTACGCTTGCATCTTCAAGCTCATTTCACCCCTATTTGTGACAACGATATATGATACGGATACAAGCATTAAAATGGATTTATCCTGTTTGACACCATTGGTTGTTTTGATCACTTGGAGATCAGGAAAAGGAAGAGGCCACATCTAAAAGGATCCAACAGGAATAAGAATTATTAACTTCTGGTGTAGTTGATTGCACTAGTGATGTCAAACAGAGGTGTACAACCCAGCAATCACAATATTTCTGTGACAGGTTTGTGCTTTATATTTTAACTTGCTTTTGAAACTTCCATCTCATATtgaatcattttattttcttttaaaatttaacacTAGAGAAATGCTTCTAGATTCAGCTGTATTCATTATTTTAAAGGTCCTGGTTGGAACAGTTCTCAAAAAAccgttttttatttaaaaaaaaaagtaccaataAAGTGTTTACCTAGATGTTTTCAGCAAACAGTTTCTAGAAAACtgtaattcaaaaaattaccaaGGAAGCAGTTTTTAGGAAAcaccaaaatggtgtttttgaCTGTTTTCAAGGAATTGTTACTGGAAACATGTAGAAAACATGGCTCATTAACTGCAAACATCTAAATaactgaaaattttcttttaacttcAAATTGCGTTGTCCTAATGACTCCATTTCAAACAAAGAGAGGCATTTAGCACTGCATCATCCCTTCAGGCAAAAAAATCTACAACGGTTAATATCTTACGGGAAAATCGCAATTTGATGAAGCTAATGACCTCCTAACACTCTTTACAAAATGGTTGCacctttgttgttgtttggttttattttttattttttattttttgggttcttGTCTGCTCTTATTTCCTCCATCTACAACATCTTATTCTACATCTTCCGGCCATGGTGTTGTTCCTGGCCTGACAAATCTTCTTCTTTACGTCAccctctctccttttctttgaGCCATCAATATTGCTCtccagtatatatatattttttttccttctgctttttttttttggttggataatATGAAagttcataaattttatttatttatttcttcttttcttctcagAGCTGGAATGCAGGAAGTTTATctaatttttcctttcaatctCACTGAAAATTGTTCAGATACGCAATTTGAAGGGCATCCAAATGAAAAAGTCAGCTTGCACTTACTGTCTTTGCTGTTCTCTGCAAGTAATTTCTCAATGTCTCCAATATGAATTATTTACATGGtgttattttttagtatttcatCTATCATGCTcatgattattttattgtatatttcCGTAACTGCTTTGGGAATATGCTTTTGCATTAGGGTTTTGCttcattttatatatgttttgatAGATAATTAAGGTAATCTtattaatgaaaagagaaaggaaaaatacaagtaGTTCATGATGATGAATGCAGgataacataaacaaacaacaaagaaaaagaaatcaagagGTTATTCtaagagaaaacataaactCAGAAAGAGAGGAACAATCCATAAAACCCCAGCACTGAGACCAATCAAAGACTACGTTGGCATGGAACTTTTAACTCTTCCAACTTTTTCTTATTGTCCTCGAAGGAGCAGCGGTTTCGTTCCAACCATACAATTCACATCAAAGTATCAAACAACTTggaatcaaattccaaatatctgAAGTATGATGCCAGCAAAATAATAACTCTGCCACAAAGCCTAACATGACCCATTGAATACCAAAAACCTGAAGCATAGAAACCCATAAAGAGCATACGACaggacaaaaattttattttttgatggatATGTACAACAGGACAATGAAGAAGTAAGTGGTCCACAAATTCCCCATAACAACGGCACATATAATACCGATTTGCCAAAGAGTGACCCCTAAGCATGAGATTATCCAAATCAAGAATCCAACCATAAGCAGCTCTCCACAAAAAGAAAGTTGCTCGTTTAGGAACCTAGTTTTCCAAACACCTGGCCAAGGGAACAAAGAATTCTAAGCATCCTGGATCTCATGGTAGAAAGAGCGGGTGTCAAACTTACCATTTCCTTTGAGGCGCCAACAAAGAGCATCACTCCCTACCCCTTGGGAATACAAGTTTTGGAATAAgagtatatattttatatatatatatatatatatagaggttaAACTCTTAGACTAAGAAGCACAGTCTTAGACCATATACAGTTTCAACCAAAATTCTGTTTTGTATTCCAATAGAGGTTTTGTCACAAGTGAGGAAGTTTCTGGATTTATTATCTACATATGGTTTATGAagattttccttattttcttttatttttattttttaaaatttgtaactGAATAATGATGACATTAAGTTCTGCACTTATTTATTTTGCTCCAAAAGGGttgctattttttctttttcatgtttttttatttattttttatttttttttatttctgttatgttttcttttaatttctttgtcaAAGTCTGCCTAGCTATGTTTTTAGTGTTAAATACTTaatttggttgttgttgttgttgttgttggttttctttttcttttatttttttttatttttttattattattatttttttatattagaacTTCACAGTCTACGTAGATATGTTTTTAGAGACAAGTGTGGTAAATTGTTAGTAGTCCTAACTCCTAACATTATCTACCAATCAGGACTTCCTCATTGGAAAGATGAAAGCTTACATATATTGATCGGTTACCTAACATATTATTATCATAAAAGTGCTTTAAATAAATAGCATggaattatttttcttgatatatCATCTTAGAAATGCATTTTTATTCTGTTTATTTACATTATGCTACTtgttggcaaaaaataattattgttaCACTTAAATGTTCATCATCAATACTGCTAAAACAGAGTTTTTAGTCACGTAGTAGTACTAATTTTTTTCGAATTCAGATAGCAACTAGATTCAGACCAAGAGCacattcttatatatattttgatttatttaaacACTAATTGATTTATTGGACTTTAAGCTCAGTTTCTAGATTGAAAAAAGAGGTACTCTAGAATTTTGTTTATAGTGAAAAAAATGACAACTGGGTGCTTCACGTTGAAACAGTTTTGGTGCTTTAAAGTTTGATGAAATTGCCATACAACTGCTTTTTATGTCAATGCCAACGTGAGGGAATATACAATATGTTTGAAGTTAAAAGCACTTCATTTCTTCCCTGTATAAATTGAGTTTATAGTTTAAGGTGTTTGATAGTTGTATTGTGATTTCCATAGTGTAGTTGCAGCCTTTGAAACTCCAAATTTCCCTTGCAATGCTCATGCATTACACCCTTATTTTTGGCTGTTATTTCCAGATTATGGGAGTTAAAGTGCTACTTGAAGTTATGGTGTTAGGATCAACTGCTAGCGGTTCAAGGCAAAAAGGTCCACTCGCTGTTTCAAATGCAACCTCCAGTGAAGGTGCCGATTCAAGTGCTGCTGGTGGAGGGTCTGAAATAGTTACTTTTGTGAAATCGTTTTGCTAGGCAGTTTCAGATCATCGTGTAATTAAAGTGGCTTTGGAATATTTTGGGCAGTGGTAGTTGTGTACTTGTGTATTTGGAAGTGGTGATGGAAgggttctttttttgttcttcttcttcttcttcttcctttcctttttttttttttggtgtttgtgtGGAGAATAAAGTGGTAATGAATATGGCAGTGTTGAATGTGTTTATGacaaatttggaattttatgatGTGTGAGCAATGAGCAAGAGCGGGTTCATGTTTATGAAAACTAGTCTCAATCTCTCATTATGCAtggaaatatataattattttaagatGTTGtgtaatgtataatttatttttcaaattttattataaataatttgttcaccttaaaaattaaatagtttctaaaagaaaatttttttaatgaattagaatttatttaaaaagagaaGCAAGATCTACAATGAAGTTCATAACACCAAACCAGCCGCAGACACTACAAATTCCagtctctatttctcttttttttacaaatatatatttttatgatttttggtgtttttgattgacattattatttttttttttgatatggtCACATTCttcaaactattattattattattattatattttcgtaatttcttttggtataactaaaatttttagacGAAAACATTTTCATCCTCATATTTTCATGCGATTCTTATTTtggtatatattttttattttaaccgcttttaatcctaaaaaaaaaaaaaaaaaaaaagatcttgtTTTTGTACTTGCCATCATCCCACGAATGGAAATAGCCTACGTAACGAACAGCATGCATCGTTAACA
The Quercus lobata isolate SW786 chromosome 10, ValleyOak3.0 Primary Assembly, whole genome shotgun sequence DNA segment above includes these coding regions:
- the LOC115963849 gene encoding uncharacterized protein LOC115963849; this encodes MALITKEGASLSFPRQWIYDVFLNFTGEGTRKDFVDHLYAALDRKGIITCSDHELERGKTKWEAIEESRISVVILSKHYADSLWCLFELAKIVQCQKEKGQTILPVFFDVDPSEVRNQTGSFGEAFEHLVKFLEENMEEKNMEEENMEEVQRWRAALAEVANIPGWALQDMHESKVIQDIVGVILKRVSPPFSVKDLVGIDSHVEKINTYLRIGLNEVRMIGICGMGGIGKTTIAKVVYERLSNQFEGVSFLSNVRVVTKRRGLICLQEKLLSDILMVRDIRIFSVQEGVNQIRNRLHTKRILLVLDDVDQLEQLEILAGKGDWFGPGSTIIITTRDEYLLSIHGVDEIYKPKEMNNEEALHLFSLKCFKNKQPPEAYMEVSNHFVNYAAGLPLAIDVLGSFLLNRSITDWENELKIVKEHSLRQVLDVLQISFDGLEEIEREIFLHIACFFNGGDKDRVVEILDCLGCHTDFVLNILIRKSLLRVLSDNRLWMHDLLQEMGWQMVRRECAIEPGKRSRLWLHEDIDKVLTENTGTESVQGMVLDLPTQKEAHWNPKAFSKMCNLRLLKIQNVQLPYGLTHFPNALRFIEWNGYPLKSLPQNFNADKLVELNMCHGKIKQLWGGVKYLDKLKFIKLSHSQDLNRTPNFTGVPNLVKIDLEGCSNLVEVHPSIGALKRLSFLNLKDCKCLRSLPKKIEMESLEILILSGCSKVKKISEFSESMQQLRELSLNGTAIKKLPSSIKHLTGLTLLNLRDCKNLVCLPSVVYSLKSLRELDLSGCSKLVESQVHENLRAHEPEIELTSFEKEKFLSARGKEVVETSNEKGRTLSILEAEIETVPSQTEDQRKSKLYMHVGEPVDPPTPQSVSTSGTSKKAAVEQSKFSVHVGEPVEPSTPQSVSTSGTFKNAAEEPTTIPPSGKSKGSEPINVVEIELPCQPDSQHLLELRRGAKRSIEHTVGMILSHLCNTTSKRIGVHGSGGIGKTSVLKALINHPKTKYLFDVNIWVSVSRNWSMRKIQNEVLRQLSLLPADSKTDSEIAEELFQSLKCRRFLLLLDDVWEQIDLHAIGIPDLTLENGCRMIIATRSLGVCHIMATDVEIQVEGLLKEEAWELFREQVGGIVDSPTIKPHALALVQKCHGLPLLIIVTGRALTKEIDALAWMHAVREFSRCSAHGMYGFESLIQKLKFSYDRLEGLELKSCFLYCALFPEDWEVSILDLVEYWIHEGLISGNWTDAYKRAHDIVNILVGASLLQSSEGSLSIKMHDLIRDLASGILSLEAEGCQFLLRNYSRMTQLSDTENSSLHRSLESFEGNRQLILESHQFLSRAAAGLTKPPLNEEWEEAKMIFLMDNELSRLPERPNCPKLLALFLQRNHHLRMIPSPFFDLMPFLKVLNLSKTRIKSLPKSLFKLIKLEVLILRDCECLVLLPSDVGSLRQLEVLDLQGTEIDKLPDEISELASLRHLKVSFYGSVNWSEYVKLPRELVSQGIISSLHELETLSLDVYPGDRRWDKDVKSVINEVGNLTKLIAFSCYFPKVEFLELFLQTGIPWIQGLTKFKFVVGHDVKRFVAQGVDNLEFDHVQWGQCLRFINGEMIPDAVVEVLTRATAFYLDHHINVCSLSEFGVSNFNGLRFCVLRECPKIQTVIGSKELSEAVFPNLEHLSINYLSNLRKISEGMIPQGSFAKLRILTLHACPNVQFVFASSMLQFFSKLEDLIVEDCPAIEEIIFQDPVVDSGSDKLPSLKRLKLHYLPRLVNIMKGVWSPLEDISLYDCPRLKNLGIDSNTCHTLKKIKAENDWWEDLDLQDTLRLHLQAHFTPICDNDI